A window from Homo sapiens chromosome 19 genomic scaffold, GRCh38.p14 alternate locus group ALT_REF_LOCI_27 HSCHR19KIR_FH05_B_HAP_CTG3_1 encodes these proteins:
- the LOC102725023 gene encoding killer cell immunoglobulin-like receptor 2DS3-like precursor has product MSLMVISMACVGFFWLQGAWPHEGFRRKPSLLAHPGRLVKSEETVILQCWSDVMFEHFLLHREGTFNDTLRLIGEHIDGVSKANFSIGRMRQDLAGTYRCYGSVPHSPYQFSAPSDPLDIVITGLYEKPSLSAQPGPTVLAGESVTLSCSSWSSYDMYHLSTEGEAHERRFSAGPKVNGTFQADFPLGPATQGGTYRCFGSFHDSPYEWSKSSDPLLVSVTGNPSNSWPSPTEPSSKTGNPRHLHVLIGTSVVKLPFTILLFFLLHRWCSNKKNASVMDQGPAGNRTVNREDSDEQDHQEVSYA; this is encoded by the exons GGTTCTTCTGGCTGCAGGGGGCCTGGCCACATGAGG GATTCCGCAGAAAACCTTCCCTCCTGGCCCACCCAGGTCGCCTGGTGAAATCAGAAGAGACAGTCATCCTGCAATGTTGGTCAGATGTCATGTTTGAGCACTTCCTTCTGCACAGAGAGGGGACGTTTAACGACACTTTGCGCCTCATTGGAGAGCACATTGATGGGGTCTCCAAGGCCAACTTCTCCATCGGTCGCATGAGGCAAGACCTGGCAGGGACCTACAGATGCTACGGTTCTGTTCCTCACTCCCCCTATCAGTTTTCAGCTCCCAGTGACCCTCTGGACATCGTGATCACAG GTCTATATGAGAAACCTTCTCTCTCAGCCCAGCCGGGCCCCACGGTTCTGGCAGGAGAGAGCGTGACCTTGTCCTGCAGCTCCTGGAGCTCCTATGACATGTACCATCTATCCACGGAGGGGGAGGCCCATGAACGTAGGTTCTCTGCAGGGCCCAAGGTCAACGGAACATTCCAGGCCGACTTTCCTCTGGGCCCTGCCACCCAAGGAGGAACCTACAGATGCTTCGGCTCTTTCCATGACTCTCCCTACGAGTGGTCAAAGTCAAGTGACCCACTGCTTGTTTCTGTCACAG GAAACCCTTCAAATAGTTGGCCTTCACCCACTGAACCAAGCTCCAAAACCG GTAACCCCAGACACCTACACGTTCTGATTGGGACCTCAGTGGTCAAACTCCCTTTCAccatcctcctcttctttctccttcatcgCTGGTGCTCCAACAAAAAAA ATGCATCTGTAATGGACCAAGGGCCTGCGGGGAACAGAACAGTGAACAGGGAG GATTCTGATGAACAGGACCATCAGGAGGTGTCATACGCATAA
- the LOC102725023 gene encoding killer cell immunoglobulin-like receptor 2DS3-like isoform X3 → MSLMVISMACVGFFWLQGAWPHEGLYEKPSLSAQPGPTVLAGESVTLSCSSWSSYDMYHLSTEGEAHERRFSAGPKVNGTFQADFPLGPATQGGTYRCFGSFHDSPYEWSKSSDPLLVSVTGNPSNSWPSPTEPSSKTGNPRHLHVLIGTSVVKLPFTILLFFLLHRWCSNKKNASVMDQGPAGNRTVNREDSDEQDHQEVSYA, encoded by the exons GGTTCTTCTGGCTGCAGGGGGCCTGGCCACATGAGG GTCTATATGAGAAACCTTCTCTCTCAGCCCAGCCGGGCCCCACGGTTCTGGCAGGAGAGAGCGTGACCTTGTCCTGCAGCTCCTGGAGCTCCTATGACATGTACCATCTATCCACGGAGGGGGAGGCCCATGAACGTAGGTTCTCTGCAGGGCCCAAGGTCAACGGAACATTCCAGGCCGACTTTCCTCTGGGCCCTGCCACCCAAGGAGGAACCTACAGATGCTTCGGCTCTTTCCATGACTCTCCCTACGAGTGGTCAAAGTCAAGTGACCCACTGCTTGTTTCTGTCACAG GAAACCCTTCAAATAGTTGGCCTTCACCCACTGAACCAAGCTCCAAAACCG GTAACCCCAGACACCTACACGTTCTGATTGGGACCTCAGTGGTCAAACTCCCTTTCAccatcctcctcttctttctccttcatcgCTGGTGCTCCAACAAAAAAA ATGCATCTGTAATGGACCAAGGGCCTGCGGGGAACAGAACAGTGAACAGGGAG GATTCTGATGAACAGGACCATCAGGAGGTGTCATACGCATAA